AGGACACAATGGAAGCGAACCTAGAAGATGTAAAAATTCTCTCTCCCCGCCGCAACAGCACCGAGGCAAAAAATATTGATGAGCTGGCAAAAGAGCAATTGCAGCACTTTTGCATTGATAGTGAATCAGAACATGGAAAACTGTTAGAACAGACCGCAACCCTGCTCTACCAGGCACAGGGAAATCTGAGCCAGCTGTGGAGCCAGGTAACGGACACACTCCAGCGCTTGGACAAGTCTGACAAGATTGCCTATTTCAATGCCAAACGCTTTATGAGTTTCCAGCTGGCGAAATTATTGGACACCTTACAAAACCCATTGCGAGCCAGCTTTCAAAGCCTACAGGGGGACGACTTTAATATCACCACACGGGGTGGTTACCCCCTGTTCGATAATATTCCTGCTATTTTTTCTGCAACCCCGGTAATTGCCCGCACGGCAACTTACATTTATGCCTGCACCGAGTGGGTGGACGATGCTTTCCGTGGGCGCGAACCGAGCCACGATATTTATTCACGTTTACTCAACCCCACTTCCATTTCCCTGGCCAATGCTATTGTGGATTTGGAATGCGGGCCTGAAGCCAGTGAGTATATGGCCTGGAATTTTAATTCCGGTATGGCTGCAATCGATGCACTCCTGTCAAATCAATTGCGCCACGGGGATATTTTAATTGTTTCCAGGAATATCTATGGCGGCACTCACCAGCTGTTACAGGATTTCTACGCCCGCAAAGATAAACTGTCTATCAATCTGGCCTGGTTTGATGGCACTACCGGTGAAGAGTTCGAAAAGCTACTGGCTGATACCCAGCATGCATACGCAGACGAAATCAGTGCCGGAGCAAAAATACACGTCTATATTGAGTCTCCATGCAATCCCCACGGGATCATGCTGGATGTACCGGCTATTTGTAAAACCGCTCACCGGGAAAATATCCTGGTAAGCCTGGATGCCACCCTGGCAACCCCTTTCCTATATCAGCCACTGCGCCGCAAAGATAGGGAAGAGAGACCGGATTTTGTTGTTCACTCCTACACCAAGGATATCGGTGGCACCGGTGCCGCCACTGCCGGTGTGGTTATCGGCGAAAACCACCGCATGTTTATCCCTAAAGGCGACAGCGCAAAAGGCCTTAATTGGGATCAGTGCATGTTCTGGGATGTTTATTACATCAAGGGGGCTTTCCTGGATGCAGACAAGGCCTGGGAAGTGCATTGCGGTATGCGCACCCTGGAAATGCGTATGCTCACCAAGTGTATTAATACTTTGAGCCTCAGCCATTTTTTCGCCAGTCACAGCAAGATTCGTGTCAACAGCCATGCAGTGGAAACCCACCCCAATTCCGGGCTGCGAGAATCGCTGATGCGCTACCAGTTCCCCACACCATTATTCAGCATCGACATGGAAGCTGCGCAAATTCCCACCGAAGCCTTTAAAAGTTTCTTTGACGCGCTGGAGCCCGCTTTCGGGCAGATGGTGAGCTTGGGCCAGACAAATACCATGGTGCTCTGCCCTGCCCTGACATCTCACTCAGAGCTATCACCTGAAGCGATGGAAGCGGCGGGTATATTCCCAACCACCATCCGAATTTCTGTTGGGGATGAAAATATGGCGCAGATGGCCGCTCATGTGATCAACTGCGCGCGCCTGCATCTCGATCCAGCTAGCCCAGGATTTAGCGAGGGCTTTATCGCTCCGGAAGAAGCCGACAAACTCTTCAGCCGCTTTTATCTCGAGTCGCACCAAAAAGTGATAGAGACACAGCCAAAAATTGTGGACTATCTCTAACCATCCAAAACAAACCCATCACTGGTAGATAGCGCCGGTGATGGGCGCTTGTTGCACTATCCTATATCCCGTAGTATCACGCTTCCTGTCCACAATTTAATCAATTCAAAATGCCGAAACTTTCCACGTGGCTCTTCGCCTGGATTCTGTGCTGCTTATCCACTGTTGCAATGGCGCAAGGCTATGAAAAGCTCTACAGTGATTATCGCGGCAGCCTCTATCAAATTCGACTTATCGAAAAATCCTCCAATTCAAAAGCCGGCCTGGGGTCAGGCTTTCAAATCTCCCCCGATGGATTGATCGCCACCAATTACCACGTAGTGGCTCAAGCGGTTAGCGAGCCGGACGAGTACTCCCTGGAATATCTTGCAGTTAATGGCACCCGGGGAAAATTAACTCTACTGGATATTGATGTGGTCAATGACCTGGCGCTGCTGCGCCAGGAGAAGCCGGGAGACGAATACCTGGAGTTGGCGACAGACACCCCCAAAAAAGGGGAAACCATTGTCTCCTTGGGTAACCCATTGGACCTCGGCATGACCTTGATTCCCGGGACCTATAACGGTATTGCCGGCGGTAGCTTCTACGATCGTATTCACTTTGCCGGATCTATTAATCCGGGAATGAGCGGCGGGCCAGCGATCAATACCCAGGGGCAGGTAGTGGGCATTAATGTGGCGACTGCAGGCAACCAGGTTAGCTTCCTGGTACCAGTGGATAAGCTGTCGTCACTTTTAAAACACTACCGCGCTGAAGGCGGCACTCTCAACCTGAAGCAAGTAACTTATCAACAGCTTTTGGATAACCAGCAAAAAATTATCGACTCAATACTTAGGGCCGACTGGCAGCGTCGCGCCCTCGGTGAGGCCCAGGTTGTCGGTGAAATAATTCCAGCCATTAAATGCTGGGGAAACACCCAAGAGAGCGAAACCAATCCGATCAAGCGAATTGATAAAGGCTGCACCGGACAAGATGTTATTTTCCTGTCCGACGACTTCAACACCGGGCGGGTAGAGTACGAATTTTTCTGGCTGCAAGCCGAGGATCTTCTGCCCGCGCGCTTTTATGCCGAGTACGAAGGGCAGATGGACTCCTTTTACCCAGGCAATAGCGCTGGAGAAGAAGATGTAACCAATTTCCGCTGCCAGCAAGGATTTACCTCTCAGGAGCGCGGCAATGAAACCTCGGTATCGAAGCCGGATCGCAATCGCGAGCCCCTGATCGCGCGCACCAGCTACTGTGTCAGGCGCTACAAGGACTTTCCTGACCTCTACGATATTTTCTTCCTGAGCCTAAGTGTGGATCAGAAAAATCGCGCACTGGTCAGCCACTTTACCTTGTCCGGCTTTACCCAGGAGTCCGCCGACGCCTTTACTCAGAAGTTTACGAGCGAGATCCAATGGCCCTGATTATTGAAGAACTCAATCGCGCCCATCGGGTGCAGCTGCGCTACCGAATGGACGGGGATAAATTTACCCTGGGCCGCGCTTACGACAACGATGCAATTCTGGAGGACATCCATTCCGATGCCCACCATGCCGAAATCAAGCGGGGAGAGGACGGCCAGTACGTCTTACACGACCTCAATTCGACCAACGGCTGCCAGCTTTTGGGAAACCTGAAAGATAAGTCCGTTAAACCCGATACCATCGCTCAACACAGGATTTCCTCCGGTGACTTGCTGCAGTGTGGGAAGTCACGCTTCCGGGTTTTCCATACGGATGACCCGGTACCTGAAGCTACCCCTCTCCATTCACTGGAAAACCTGTTTTCCAGCTTGTCCCACCCCCTGGGAGCAATACTGCTGCTGTTGTGTTTTGGCTTCGCCAGCGTACTGATGAGCTACCTCGGTTACGCCCGAAACTATCAATGGACTATTGCCGTCAACATTCTTGCCACGGCCATAATTGGCATGGTGATTTACGCCGGAGTCTGGGCGTTTATCGGCAGGGTTGTCAGGCATGAAACGCACTTTTTCACCCATCTATCCATCGCCGCCATAGGTGCACTTACTTACACTTTTTGGGAATGGCTGAGGGGGCTAATCAATTTCAATTTTGCCATCGGCACTACTATTCAGGTCTTGGACTTCCTGGTACTCGCCATCATATTACCGGCAATGCTCTGGTCCGCCTGCTATTTGGCCACCAACCTCGCCAGAGGCTGGCGCTGGACAGTGGCACTGACACTGCCACTGGCATTCCTCGGCCTAGGTTTAGCTGAAAGCGTTAACAACATGGACGAATTCAGCGAGGTTCCGCCGATATCCACAGAGCTGAAATACGATAATATGCTGTTCCGCAACCCTGTTCCCATGCAGGAATTTATTGGAAATTCGGCCGACCTGTTTGATATCTCCATTAAGAAAAAAGAAACTAAAGAAGGCGCTGAAGGCTCTTCCAGCGACAATCAAAGTAGTACCGCAGAGGTAGAATCATGAGCAAGATTTATTGGAGCCCAGGGCTCGACCAGCTGGAACCCTATACACCCGGGGAGCAGCCCAAGAGTGAAACCCTGATAAAGCTCAATACCAATGAGAACCCCTACCCTGCCTCTCCCGAAGCTTTAAAGCTCTTGGAGCAACACGACTTTGCCGATGCATTGCGCCGCTATCCCGACCCGGAGTCCTGTGAATTGCGCCGCGCTATTGCCGATAAGCACAATCTCTCTGCTGAGCAAGTATTTGTGGGCAATGGCTCCGATGAAGTGCTGGCTCTGAGTTTTTACAGTTTTTTCCGCCGCAGCGAGCCCCTGCTATTTCCGGATATCACCTACAGTTTCTACCCAGTTTATTGCCAGCTCTTCAATATCAAAAGCCGCACTGTTCCCCTGCACGGTGATTTCTCTATCCAGCTTGAGGACTATGCAGCCCCTGCAGCCGGTGTAATTATTCCCAACCCCAATGCACCCACGGGACGGTACCTGCCGCTAGAGCAAATTGAACAGCTCTTGCGCTCACAGCCTGAAAGAGTGGTGGTTATTGATGAGGCCTATATCGATTTTGGCGGACAGAGTGCAGCAACACTCATCGATCGCTACCCCAACCTGTTGGTGATACACACACTGTCAAAGTCCTATGCCCTCGCAGGGCTTCGCCTCGGCTTTGCCATGGGGCAGAAGCACCTGATTGAAGGATTGCTAAGAGCCAAGAACTCCTTTAACTCCTACCCCATTGATGCCATTGCCCAGCGTGTGGCCGCTGCAGCGATCCGCGATACCGCCTGGCACAGCGACAATTGCGGCAAGGTCATCGCCACCCGGGAGCGCTGTGAGCGGGCGCTTACAGACCTGGGGTTCGAAGTGATTCCCTCCCAAGCCAATTTCCTTCTGACCAAACCACCGGAGCCCGGCGCAGAAGCCCTATATCTGGCACTGCGGGAGCGTAATATTCTCGTGCGTTACTTCAACAAGCCCCGGATCAGTGAGTACTTGCGTATCTCTATTGGCACCGATGAGGAAATGGAGCAGCTGATAAGGAACTGCAAAGAGATACTTGCGTCACAGAGCTAGCACTCTGTCTGTCTATACTCGTCGGGCGCCACTTGAGGTGGCCCGACAACTGTGACTTATTGGTATCCAGGGACCTATGCACCCGAAAGCTCAAAATTCAGTATCCACTACCGAGGCCGTCAGCCCCTTTAAAGCGGGATTTTTACGGCAATTAACCCACACCCTGATTCTCACCTCGGCCCTAGCGAGCGGCGCCGCAAGTGCCAACGACTGGGATAAGGTCGAAGGGCCCAGTGCACAGACACCATCGAGTATTGGCACCTACACCAATGGCTGCCTGAGTGGCGGGGAGACCCTGCCATTGAGGGGAGAGGGCTATCAGTTGGTGAGGACTGGCCGCGATCGACATTTTGCCCACCCCCAGACCATTAACTTCCTAAAGGAGTTTTCCCAGAGCGTGGCGCAGAAAGATCTGGGCAGAATCCAGATCGGTGACATGTCTATGGCTCGAGGGGGCCCTTTCGGCAGTGGTGGGCACAACAGCCACCAAACCGGCCTGGACGTAGACATCTGGTATTCCCAGGATCGGCGAGCCGCAGAGCGTCCCCTCACCCCGTGGGAGCGTGATAATATTTCTGCTGTTGCCTTGGCTGATGAGCGCAAACACCGCCTAATCCCTGAAAACTGGGACGACCGGGTTCCCAAAATCCTGCGCTTGGCCTCAGAGGACCAGCGGGTCGAACGAATTTTTGTACACCCGACCATCAAGCGCCACCTGTGCGAAATATCCGGCGAAGATAACGAGTGGCTGCGCAAAGTGCGCCCCTGGTGGGGGCACAATTACCATTTTCATGTACGCCTGGCGTGCCCAGAGGGAAGCACCAACTGTAAGCCCCAGGCTCCGGTGACCACTGCAGCCTGTGGCAGTGACTTGGATTGGTGGTTTAGCGATGACTTCTATGCAATTCTCAATGGCACTAAACCCCAGCCGAAACAGAAAAAGCCGAAACCAAAGACCTTGCCCCAACAGTGCGAACAGGTATTAACCGCACCTTCGGCAGGCACTACGACGGAATAATTTTATGATTAACACCTTGCTTATCTGCGGCGGTGGCGGCAGCGAGCACGACGTATCCCTCAGAACTGCTGATTTTATCGAGGACAAGTTGTCAGCGGCAGAGGACATCGCCCTATTGCGGGTGGAAATGGATAGCAGTGGCTGCCTTACCGACAGCCAGGGCCGGGTTTACCATATCTTTTACGATCGCAAAATTCGCGATGAAGAAGGTAACTCCTGGGATGTGGACTACGTAATTCCTGCAATTCACGGCTACCCGGGAGAGACTGGCGATTTGCAGTCGCAACTGGATATGTTCGGCATCCCCTATTTCGGCTCTGCACCTGAGCCCAGCAAAATCTGCTTTAACAAAATTAAAACCAAGATGTGGCTCAGCGCTCTGGGTATTGAAAACACACCTTACGAGTTTTTGCACAGCACTGAAGTCGAGGAACTACAAAAAGCTCACGATGCCCTGGAGAACTGGGGCGAGGTATTTGTAAAAGCCTCCAATCAGGGATCTTCCGTAGGTTGCTTTAAGGTCCGTGACAAAGAGGGCTTAGAGGCCGCGATCGAAGACGCCTTTAAACTCTCCCCTTATGTGCTGATAGAAAAAGCATTGAAAGCCAGAGAGCTGGAAGTTGCGGTTTACCACTACAACGATGATGTCATCGCAACCCGCCCGGGAGAAGTACGCGCCCCAACAGATACTTTTTACACTTATAAGGAAAAGTATGCCGAGGGCAGCCGCGCGGTCACCTTTATCGAAGCTGCTGATCTTCACGAAGAACAGCTTCAATGGATAGCCGAAGTATCCCTGCGCACTTTCAAGGCCCTAAAGCTTAAGGATTTGTCCCGCATAGACTTTTTCCTGACAGAGACCGGCGAACTCTACCTCAATGAGGTCAATACTTTTCCCGGTATGACCCCAAACTCCATGTTCCCCAAAATGATGGAAAACCACGGGCACAATTTCACCGAATACCTGGCCGGTCTGATCCGCTCTGCGGTATCTTCACCTAACGACAAGACATAATTAAAAGGGGCCTGTTGGCCCCTTTTCTTTTTTGCTCATTTCGATCCGACGGGCTAGTGCAACAACCACCCCTGTTGACGTCGCCGTGAAAACTGGCCGCGCAGAAACTCCATCTGATCGCCGCGAATCCGCTCACTGTTAATCAGGGCAAGGTATTCAGCTGCATTGGGACAGAAGGGCAAGGCCAACAGCTCCATGTCGATATTTTCCAATAGTTGATTGCCCTTATGCTGGTTACAGCGCCTGCAGGCCGCGACCACATTTTCCCAGGAATCAACTCCGCCTTTGGAAACAGGAATAACATGGTCCCGTGTCAAATCCACACTTTTAAAGAAATTACCGCAATAAAGACAAGTATGGGAATCGCGAAAAAACAGTGCTCGATTTGTTAGGGGTGGGCGCCGGCGCGGACGGGCCATACGTGCACCGCCACAGGCGATAATAGCGGCCAGATCGAGGCTGGAACGATCGCCATTGCGATTAAAGCCTCCTCTCACCCGCTGGACAACACCTCCCAGCGACCATGTAACCAGCTCCCGCACGTACAAACAGGATGCCTCTTGCCAACTCAGCCACTCCAGCGGTTGACCCGCCAGATTTAAACGCAATATTCTCGCGTGCATAACCTCGCCTCCCCACAGTCGAATAGAACAAGGCAGCCCCGGAACTGTTTCCGTGTAATCACAACGGTTTTTATAAAGAAGAAAAAAGAAGTTTTGGAGTGACAGATCGAAGGGACTGGATGACGATGACAGAAGCTGGCGCGATTCGCAGCATTAGAAAAAACTGCCACCTTCGAAAGTAAAAGCTTGCTCCCAGACAAGATGGAGGAGTCTGAAAGCTTTTTTACCAACGAAAATACAGATGCCCACAGGCGTAGTTTTGCCTTGGGTAATACGGGCACTTCTGCTGGTAGATTACTGAATGCGCCACCCTCCGCCGGCCCATGGGTAATTTGGCCGGCCTATCAACATTAAAGCGGATAACTATTACAAATTCCAGGCAGCGACATGCCGCTGATGGAATAACAGCAAATTACAAAAGAAAGGTGTAAATTGTAGAAAGCGTTGCAGGCAGCAACAGGCAGGTTAAAGCAGAATGTAAAACACCGCCCAGGCAATCCGGCCCGGGCGGTGCGTCTCACAGGATGGTGCCCATATCCCTAGGGCGAGCGGCGCAATCCATTTATCCATTGCCGCAGTAGTGCAGTCCCTTTCGCGTCCTTGCAAGTTAATTATGGACATCAAGGGAGAAAAAGTAGGGGAAATCTGCTGAATTTTGTGTAAGAGATATCTCACAAACTGAGTTACCTGTTACAAAAGGGAGGGAAGACAGGAAATTAATCCCGTGTTAACTATAGGGGTAAATAGATAAGCGCGGCAACTATAAACATCTTTATTTCAAGTTCAATCGATACCATGAAGAAAACGTTGAAATATACGCTAATATTTTTTATCGCCCTCGGCGCGGTGCTTTCTACCGCCTTAGCCACCTTTAAATCCAGCGTCAGCGTGCCTTGGCGCCAGCTGGTCGGTGGTGTCAAAACAACAGAAAAAGAAGTGACAGGCCGGCTGACCGCAGCAAATGGATACTCGGTCCAGTTATTTGCAGGGGATGTTCCCGGCGCACGCTGGCTCACAGTGACCCGCAATGGAGACATCATCGTCTCTCAGCCTAAACATGGCAAAGTTTCACTTTTATTACAAGATAAAGACGGCGACGGCCGCAGTGACGGGCAAAAGACCCTTATTGATAATCTTCAACGGCCCCACGGATTATTGCTACACGACGGCTGGTTATATATTGCCGAAAGTGACGCAGTTGGACGGGTTCCCTTTGATCATTCTGATGGGCGACTCGCTGGGCGCTACCAGAGAATTATTGAAAATCTTGAGGACGATGGACACTGGACAAAAACTATTGATATGAGTCCCGATGGATGGCTTTTTCTCAGCAGTGGTTCCAGCTGCAACGTTTGTATTGAAAAAGATCCTCGCCGCGCAACCATCATGAGAATGAAACCAAACGGAGATAATTTTGAAATATACGCCACCGGCCTGCGTAATAGTGTGGGGTTCGATTGGTCTCCAAAAGATGGCGGACTTTACGCAACAGATAATGGCCGCGATTGGCTCGGCGACAACTTGCCGCCAGATGAGCTCAACCTGATTCGCAAAGACCAATTCTACGGATGGCCCTACGCTTACGGTGACCGGGTTCCCGATCCGGATCTTGGGGTGGATGCAAGCCCTGAAATCCAGCAAAAGATTGCTGACTCAATTCCTGCTGTGTACGAATTTCGCGCTCACAACGCGCCACTCGGGATTAAATTTTTGCGCAGTGTGGAACAGCCTAAGGATTATCGCCATGCAGCGCTGGTCGCCCTGCACGGCTCGTGGAACCGCAGCGTGAAAGATGGTTATAAAGTTGTCTCCCTGCACTGGAGTAACGACGGGGAAATTCAACAGAGGGATTTCCTGTGGGGATTTCTCAGTAATGACCGCCAAACGGTTTACGGCCGCCCTGTCGCCATCGCCGAGGATAAACTGGGCAACATCTATATTTCCGATGACTACGCCGGTGCAGTTTATCGTGTGAGCCAAGGGACCCCTCGCCAAGCTGTATTGACAACACAGCAGCCACAACTGCAAAAAACATCCACGGCCAACGCGCTTTCAATAGATGCCGAGGTGGTGCAACTGGGCGCGCAGCTCTATCGGTCTAACGATTGTGCCCACTGCCATCAGGCCCAGTTTCCCCTGCGCAACCTGTCCGCTAAATACACAGCGCAGACCCTGGCTGACTACTTCGATGCCCCAACACCACCAATGCCTAACTACAACTTTACGGCGGTGCAGAAAAAAGCCCTGGCGCACTATCTATTATCCCAAGAGTCGAGCCTCTAGGAATTGCACGCCTAAACGACACTGAGAAGAGGCTCCCGGATGAGGGGGCCATGGAATTGACCCCCGCAGCGCCAGCCGCTAAGGTTGCCCCGCAATTAAGAGGCGATGCTATGGCGGCAAAGAAAAAAACAGCAACTTTTGAAGAGAGTCTCGAGGCGTTAGAACAGCTGGTTGAGCGACTCGAAGGCGGAGATCTCCCATTGGAGGAGGCTCTCGCTGATTTCGAAAAGGGAGTGAAACTCACCCGGGAGTGCCAACAGAAGCTCGCCAAAGCCGAGCAGAAAGTGAAGCTGTTAATTGAAGAGAGCGGCAATATCCGCGAGCTCCCCTTTGATGCCGACGACAACTCCGGGGACCCAGTTTAAGTGAGTTCCGCAAACCTGCCAGAGGAGCTGAAAGCCTTTCTACAGGCCTCCTCCACACGCGTCGAAAGCCGAATCCAGCAGGCGCTCAACACCCCGATCGACGGCTCAGAAAAGCTGTTCGAAGCAATGCGCTATGCCGCACTGGGCCCCGGCAAACGCCTGCGCCCCGCTCTCGTCTACGCCTGTGCCCAGGTTTTTCGGGGTGTCGATTTTGACCTGGCCTATTGCGATAGCACAGCGGCGGCCCTGGAGTGCATTCACGCCTACTCCCTGGTCCACGACGACCTGCCGGCAATGGATGACGACGACCTTCGTCGAGGTCGCCCCACCTGTCATATCGCCTATGACGAAGCCACAGCCATTCTCGCCGGCGACGCACTGCAAACCCAGGCTTTCGAGTTGCTTCTCGCAGAACCGCTCGCGCCTCAATTGCAGTTACAACTTATGCGTGAGCTCGCCACTGCGGCGGGGGCCCGAGGTATGGTCGCCGGCCAGGCTATCGACCTGGACTCCGTTGACCAAACCCTGACCCTGGATCAGCTGGAGCCCATGCACCGCCTGAAGACCGGGGCTCTGATTTGTGCCAGCGCACGTATGGGCGCACTGCTGGGGGGTGCCAGCGAGAGGGAGCTGGAGATTATTACCGGCTACGCCCAAGCTATTGGACTGGCATTCCAAGTTCAGGACGATATTCTCGATATCACTGCTGAAACTGCGGTTCTGGGCAAAACCCAGGGCGCCGATGCCCTGCGCAACAAACCCACTTATGTCTCTCTGCTCGGCGTCGACGGCGCCCGGGACAAGCTGGCAAAACTGCACGCCCAGGCCTCCCAGGCACTGCAAAGTCTCGATGGCGATACCCTGCTACTGCAGCAGCTCGCAGACTATATCGTGCAGCGCGGACACTAAGTCACAGCCTTGCCTGTGGGGTTTGGGAT
This DNA window, taken from Microbulbifer sp. MKSA007, encodes the following:
- a CDS encoding aminotransferase class I/II-fold pyridoxal phosphate-dependent enzyme, producing MEANLEDVKILSPRRNSTEAKNIDELAKEQLQHFCIDSESEHGKLLEQTATLLYQAQGNLSQLWSQVTDTLQRLDKSDKIAYFNAKRFMSFQLAKLLDTLQNPLRASFQSLQGDDFNITTRGGYPLFDNIPAIFSATPVIARTATYIYACTEWVDDAFRGREPSHDIYSRLLNPTSISLANAIVDLECGPEASEYMAWNFNSGMAAIDALLSNQLRHGDILIVSRNIYGGTHQLLQDFYARKDKLSINLAWFDGTTGEEFEKLLADTQHAYADEISAGAKIHVYIESPCNPHGIMLDVPAICKTAHRENILVSLDATLATPFLYQPLRRKDREERPDFVVHSYTKDIGGTGAATAGVVIGENHRMFIPKGDSAKGLNWDQCMFWDVYYIKGAFLDADKAWEVHCGMRTLEMRMLTKCINTLSLSHFFASHSKIRVNSHAVETHPNSGLRESLMRYQFPTPLFSIDMEAAQIPTEAFKSFFDALEPAFGQMVSLGQTNTMVLCPALTSHSELSPEAMEAAGIFPTTIRISVGDENMAQMAAHVINCARLHLDPASPGFSEGFIAPEEADKLFSRFYLESHQKVIETQPKIVDYL
- a CDS encoding serine protease translates to MPKLSTWLFAWILCCLSTVAMAQGYEKLYSDYRGSLYQIRLIEKSSNSKAGLGSGFQISPDGLIATNYHVVAQAVSEPDEYSLEYLAVNGTRGKLTLLDIDVVNDLALLRQEKPGDEYLELATDTPKKGETIVSLGNPLDLGMTLIPGTYNGIAGGSFYDRIHFAGSINPGMSGGPAINTQGQVVGINVATAGNQVSFLVPVDKLSSLLKHYRAEGGTLNLKQVTYQQLLDNQQKIIDSILRADWQRRALGEAQVVGEIIPAIKCWGNTQESETNPIKRIDKGCTGQDVIFLSDDFNTGRVEYEFFWLQAEDLLPARFYAEYEGQMDSFYPGNSAGEEDVTNFRCQQGFTSQERGNETSVSKPDRNREPLIARTSYCVRRYKDFPDLYDIFFLSLSVDQKNRALVSHFTLSGFTQESADAFTQKFTSEIQWP
- a CDS encoding FHA domain-containing protein, translated to MALIIEELNRAHRVQLRYRMDGDKFTLGRAYDNDAILEDIHSDAHHAEIKRGEDGQYVLHDLNSTNGCQLLGNLKDKSVKPDTIAQHRISSGDLLQCGKSRFRVFHTDDPVPEATPLHSLENLFSSLSHPLGAILLLLCFGFASVLMSYLGYARNYQWTIAVNILATAIIGMVIYAGVWAFIGRVVRHETHFFTHLSIAAIGALTYTFWEWLRGLINFNFAIGTTIQVLDFLVLAIILPAMLWSACYLATNLARGWRWTVALTLPLAFLGLGLAESVNNMDEFSEVPPISTELKYDNMLFRNPVPMQEFIGNSADLFDISIKKKETKEGAEGSSSDNQSSTAEVES
- the hisC gene encoding histidinol-phosphate transaminase — encoded protein: MSKIYWSPGLDQLEPYTPGEQPKSETLIKLNTNENPYPASPEALKLLEQHDFADALRRYPDPESCELRRAIADKHNLSAEQVFVGNGSDEVLALSFYSFFRRSEPLLFPDITYSFYPVYCQLFNIKSRTVPLHGDFSIQLEDYAAPAAGVIIPNPNAPTGRYLPLEQIEQLLRSQPERVVVIDEAYIDFGGQSAATLIDRYPNLLVIHTLSKSYALAGLRLGFAMGQKHLIEGLLRAKNSFNSYPIDAIAQRVAAAAIRDTAWHSDNCGKVIATRERCERALTDLGFEVIPSQANFLLTKPPEPGAEALYLALRERNILVRYFNKPRISEYLRISIGTDEEMEQLIRNCKEILASQS
- the mepA gene encoding penicillin-insensitive murein endopeptidase codes for the protein MHPKAQNSVSTTEAVSPFKAGFLRQLTHTLILTSALASGAASANDWDKVEGPSAQTPSSIGTYTNGCLSGGETLPLRGEGYQLVRTGRDRHFAHPQTINFLKEFSQSVAQKDLGRIQIGDMSMARGGPFGSGGHNSHQTGLDVDIWYSQDRRAAERPLTPWERDNISAVALADERKHRLIPENWDDRVPKILRLASEDQRVERIFVHPTIKRHLCEISGEDNEWLRKVRPWWGHNYHFHVRLACPEGSTNCKPQAPVTTAACGSDLDWWFSDDFYAILNGTKPQPKQKKPKPKTLPQQCEQVLTAPSAGTTTE
- a CDS encoding D-alanine--D-alanine ligase; the protein is MINTLLICGGGGSEHDVSLRTADFIEDKLSAAEDIALLRVEMDSSGCLTDSQGRVYHIFYDRKIRDEEGNSWDVDYVIPAIHGYPGETGDLQSQLDMFGIPYFGSAPEPSKICFNKIKTKMWLSALGIENTPYEFLHSTEVEELQKAHDALENWGEVFVKASNQGSSVGCFKVRDKEGLEAAIEDAFKLSPYVLIEKALKARELEVAVYHYNDDVIATRPGEVRAPTDTFYTYKEKYAEGSRAVTFIEAADLHEEQLQWIAEVSLRTFKALKLKDLSRIDFFLTETGELYLNEVNTFPGMTPNSMFPKMMENHGHNFTEYLAGLIRSAVSSPNDKT
- a CDS encoding HNH endonuclease; this encodes MHARILRLNLAGQPLEWLSWQEASCLYVRELVTWSLGGVVQRVRGGFNRNGDRSSLDLAAIIACGGARMARPRRRPPLTNRALFFRDSHTCLYCGNFFKSVDLTRDHVIPVSKGGVDSWENVVAACRRCNQHKGNQLLENIDMELLALPFCPNAAEYLALINSERIRGDQMEFLRGQFSRRRQQGWLLH
- a CDS encoding PQQ-dependent sugar dehydrogenase is translated as MKYTLIFFIALGAVLSTALATFKSSVSVPWRQLVGGVKTTEKEVTGRLTAANGYSVQLFAGDVPGARWLTVTRNGDIIVSQPKHGKVSLLLQDKDGDGRSDGQKTLIDNLQRPHGLLLHDGWLYIAESDAVGRVPFDHSDGRLAGRYQRIIENLEDDGHWTKTIDMSPDGWLFLSSGSSCNVCIEKDPRRATIMRMKPNGDNFEIYATGLRNSVGFDWSPKDGGLYATDNGRDWLGDNLPPDELNLIRKDQFYGWPYAYGDRVPDPDLGVDASPEIQQKIADSIPAVYEFRAHNAPLGIKFLRSVEQPKDYRHAALVALHGSWNRSVKDGYKVVSLHWSNDGEIQQRDFLWGFLSNDRQTVYGRPVAIAEDKLGNIYISDDYAGAVYRVSQGTPRQAVLTTQQPQLQKTSTANALSIDAEVVQLGAQLYRSNDCAHCHQAQFPLRNLSAKYTAQTLADYFDAPTPPMPNYNFTAVQKKALAHYLLSQESSL
- a CDS encoding exodeoxyribonuclease VII small subunit; protein product: MAAKKKTATFEESLEALEQLVERLEGGDLPLEEALADFEKGVKLTRECQQKLAKAEQKVKLLIEESGNIRELPFDADDNSGDPV
- a CDS encoding polyprenyl synthetase family protein is translated as MPEELKAFLQASSTRVESRIQQALNTPIDGSEKLFEAMRYAALGPGKRLRPALVYACAQVFRGVDFDLAYCDSTAAALECIHAYSLVHDDLPAMDDDDLRRGRPTCHIAYDEATAILAGDALQTQAFELLLAEPLAPQLQLQLMRELATAAGARGMVAGQAIDLDSVDQTLTLDQLEPMHRLKTGALICASARMGALLGGASERELEIITGYAQAIGLAFQVQDDILDITAETAVLGKTQGADALRNKPTYVSLLGVDGARDKLAKLHAQASQALQSLDGDTLLLQQLADYIVQRGH